In a genomic window of Deltaproteobacteria bacterium:
- a CDS encoding molybdenum cofactor biosynthesis protein MoaE, producing the protein MIRIVITPDPIAAPPADDARTGEGSELIFHGRVRDEEHGRPIVALEYEHYAGMAEAELETLARETVEQFRLADLSCTHRIGRIGVGEASLQVIVWSKHRAEGLNAMGHFIRQLKLRVPIWKWAATPDGERFPSHCNHEHDED; encoded by the coding sequence ATGATCCGCATCGTCATCACGCCGGACCCGATCGCCGCGCCGCCCGCCGACGACGCGCGCACCGGCGAGGGATCGGAACTGATTTTCCACGGCCGCGTTCGCGACGAGGAACACGGCCGCCCCATCGTGGCGCTGGAGTACGAGCACTACGCCGGGATGGCCGAGGCCGAACTCGAAACGCTCGCGCGCGAAACCGTTGAGCAGTTTCGCCTTGCCGACCTCTCCTGCACGCACCGCATCGGGCGCATTGGCGTGGGCGAGGCGAGCCTTCAGGTCATCGTCTGGTCGAAGCACCGTGCCGAGGGGCTGAACGCGATGGGCCACTTCATCCGACAACTCAAGCTGCGCGTGCCGATCTGGAAGTGGGCGGCGACGCCGGATGGGGAGCGGTTCCCGTCGCACTGCAACCACGAGCACGACGAGGACTGA
- a CDS encoding MoaD/ThiS family protein has translation MNIRLRCFSHIKYALGRDELTLELPDGSSAGDLIARVREMGGAALASIPVRAAVNQMYVDPVEVLHDGDEVALIPPVQGG, from the coding sequence GTGAATATCCGACTTCGCTGTTTTTCGCACATCAAGTACGCGCTCGGGCGCGACGAATTGACACTCGAGTTGCCGGACGGCTCGAGCGCGGGCGACCTGATCGCGCGCGTCCGCGAAATGGGCGGCGCGGCGCTCGCGTCGATTCCCGTGCGCGCCGCCGTCAATCAGATGTACGTCGATCCGGTCGAAGTGCTTCACGACGGCGACGAGGTCGCGCTGATTCCGCCGGTGCAGGGGGGCTGA